The following proteins come from a genomic window of Takifugu rubripes chromosome 11, fTakRub1.2, whole genome shotgun sequence:
- the LOC101078697 gene encoding extracellular calcium-sensing receptor, whose product MIIPVVIALLDQSQHCRVIPGSMSLPVLEKRGDIILGGLFSLHDMVVEPNLSFTSTPPPTQCTRFSFRTFRWMQTMIFAVEEINRNAEILPDITLGYKIYDSCSTPHQSLKAAIDLMGSEKDSQFEGKLQREGCDGNVPAVIGDGGSTQSLVVARFLGVFHVPQVSYFSSCACLSDKTQFPAFLRTMPSDLFQVGALVQLVKYFGWTWVGVIAGDDAYGRGGAAIFANEVRRLGACIALYEMIPKTQSQAAISSIISNIRSSGARVVLVFAVEQDVARLFDEAVRQKLTGIQWLASEAWSTAAILSTPKRYHHILQGSMGFAIRRADIPGLQDFLLRLHPSSAEADDDPFLIPFWEEVFQCSLDPHGHSEAKRPCSGTEELRSVKNIYSDVSQLRISYNVYKAVYALAYAIKAMRSCEKGSGPFSQQACPDLDNIHPWQLHHYIKQVNYTNRFGDEIKFDENGDPAAMYDLINWQLTPGGDMDFVTVGKFDDIAGTGRKNLHIEEEKIVWNGNNTQVPLSVCSSICPPGTRKAIRPNYPICCHDCVVCTAGEISNQTDAIECARCLPEFWSNADRTACVPKQVEFLSFGDTIGIALLVVSLIGSFLTCAVALVFFYHRTSPIVRANNSDLSFLLLFSLTLCFLCSLTFISPPSQWSCMLRHTAFGITFVLCISCILGKTIVVLMAFRATLPGSDVMKWFGPGKQKAIITFSTLVQVVICTVWLVVAPPTPRQYMPRESAIIILLCDEGSTIAFSLVLGYIGILACMCFLLAFLARKLPDNFNEARLIAFSMLIFCAVWVAFVPAYISSPGKYSTLTEIFAILASSYGLLGCIFAPKCYIILMKSEKNTRKHLMSKSERF is encoded by the exons ATGATAATTCCTGTTGTCATTGCCCTCCTGGATCAGAGCCAACATTGCAGGGTCATCCCGGGCTCCATGTCCCTGCCAGTGCTGGAGAAGAGGGGGGACATCATTTTAGGCGGTCTCTTCTCTCTTCACGACATGGTGGTAGAGCCAAATCTGTCCTTCACCTCTACACCACCACCCACTCAGTGCACTAG ATTCAGTTTTCGGACATTCCGTTGGATGCAAACCATGATCTTTGCCGTCGAGGAGATCAACAGAAATGCCGAAATCCTTCCCGATATCACACTGGGCTACAAGATCTACGACTCGTGCAGCACGCCCCATCAGAGTTTGAAGGCTGCCATCGATTTAATGGGGAGTGAGAAAGATTCCCAGTTTGAGGGAAAGTTGCAGAGGGAAGGCTGCGATGGGAACGTGCCGGCCGTCATCGGAGACGGAGGATCTACTCAGTCTCTCGTCGTGGCCCGTTTCCTTGGGGTCTTTCATGTACCGCAG GTCAGTTATTTTTCCAGCTGTGCCTGTCTCAGCGACAAAACGCAGTTCCCAGCCTTTTTAAGGACGATGCCCAGCGATCTCTTTCAG GTGGGTGCCCTTGTACAGCTCGTCAAGTATTTCGGCTGGACTTGGGTCGGAGTGATTGCAGGAGACGACGCTTACGGCCGTGGCGGAGCGGCCATATTCGCTAATGAG GTGAGAAGGCTCGGGGCTTGCATTGCTCTCTATGAGATGATCCCCAAGACACAATCACAGGCTGCCATTTCATCTATCATTTCCAACATCCGCTCTTCCGGGGCTCGTGTAGTTCTGGTGTTTGCTGTTGAGCAAGACGTGGCCAGGTTGTTCGATGAGGCAGTCAG ACAGAAGCTGACTGGGATTCAGTGGTTAGCCAGTGAGGCGTGGAGCACAGCTGCCATCCTCTCCACCCCTAAAAGGTACCACCACATCCTGCAGGGGTCTATGGGATTTGCTATTCGGAGAGCGGACATCCCTGGACTGCAAGACTTCCTCCTTCGCTTGCATCCCTCGAGCGCCGAGGCTGATGACGATCCTTTCCTGATCCCATTCTGGGAGGAGGTGTTTCAGTGTAGCCTGGATCCGCACGGCCACTCTGAGGCTAAACGTCCCTGCTCTGGGACAGAGGAGCTTAGGAGCGTGAAGAACATCTATTCTGATGTATCACAGCTTAGGATTTCCTACAATGTCTACAAGGCGGTTTATGCCCTTGCCTACGCCATCAAAGCCATGAGAAGTTGTGAAAAAGGAAGTGGGCCATTTTCTCAACAAGCCTGCCCTGATTTAGACAATATCCACCCGTGGCAG CTTCACCACTACATAAAACAAGTGAACTACACGAACAGATTCGGCGATGAGATTAAATTTGATGAAAACGGGGATCCCGCCGCCATGTATGACTTGATTAACTGGCAGCTGACGCCGGGCGGGGACATGGACTTCGTCACCGTTGGGAAATTTGATGACATAGCCGGGACCGGAAGGAAGAACCTCCACATTGAGGAAGAGAAGATCGTGTGGAATGGCAACAACACCCAA GTTCCCTTATCAGTATGCAGTAGCATCTGTCCCCCGGGGACCCGCAAGGCAATCCGACCTAATTACCCTATCTGCTGCCATGACTGTGTGGTTTGTACAGCAGGGGAGATTAGCAATCAAACag ATGCCATAGAATGTGCCCGCTGCCTGCCGGAGTTCTGGTCCAATGCTGACAGGACAGCCTGTGTCCCCAAACAAGTGGAGTTCCTCTCCTTCGGTGACACAATAGGCATTGCTCTGTTGGTTGTTTCCCTGATCGGCTCCTTCCTTACCTGCGCCGTGGCCCTCGTATTCTTCTATCACAGGACCTCCCCCATCGTCAGAGCCAACAACTCTGACctgagcttcctgctcctcttctctctgactctgtgcttcctgtgctctctgaccttcatcagCCCACCCTCCCAGTGGTCCTGCATGCTGCGACACACAGCCTTCGGGATCACGTTTGTCCTCTGCATCTCGTGCATTCTGGGGAAGACAATTGTGGTCTTAATGGCGTTCAGAGCCACACTTCCTGGTAGTGATGTGATGAAATGGTTCGGACCAGGGAAGCAAAAGGCAATTATCACTTTCAGCACACTGGTCCAG GTTGTTATTTGCACGGTGTGGCTGGTTGTTGCTCCTCCCACCCCACGCCAGTACATGCCACGTGAAAGTGCTATCATCATTCTCTTATGTGACGAAGGCTCAACCATAGCCTTCTCCCTTGTTTTGGGATACATTGGCATTCTGGCCTGTATGTGTTTCCTCCTAGCCTTCCTGGCGAGAAAACTGCCAGACAATTTCAACGAGGCCAGACTAATCGCCTTCAGCATGCTCATTTTTTGTGCAGTCTGGGTGGCCTTTGTCCCAGCTTATATCAGCTCTCCAGGGAAATACTCCACGCTCACGGAAATCTTTGCCATCTTGGCCTCCAGTTACGGACTGCTGGGCTGCATCTTTGCACCCAAGTGCTATATAATTCTCATGAAGTCAGAAAAGAACACAAGGAAACACTTGATGTCAAAAAGTGAAAGATTTTAG